A genome region from Haliotis asinina isolate JCU_RB_2024 chromosome 11, JCU_Hal_asi_v2, whole genome shotgun sequence includes the following:
- the LOC137256462 gene encoding putative ankyrin repeat protein RF_0381, whose protein sequence is MAAKYRHRDVLDLLMRNGANVSQVDDNGNVLYFAYRYGQLDIVKCILSESGVDINRRGKEGKTHLMVATIYRRGDALLELLMRNGANVSQVDDYGNNALHYACQNGQLDVVKYLLSQGSVNRGKDGDCIQRTKTHFGLPREYGRQ, encoded by the coding sequence ATGGCTGCTAAGTATAGGCACAGAGATGTGTTGGATCTCCTCATGCGAAATGGGGCTAATGTGTCACAAGTTGATGACAACGGCAACGTTCTGTACTTTGCCTACCGTTACGGGCAGTTAGATATTGTGAAGTGCATACTTTCTGAAAGCggtgttgatattaacagacgTGGAAAAGAAGGAAAGACACATTTGATGGTGGCTACTATTTATAGACGGGGAGATGCATTATTAGAGCTCCTCATGCGAAATGGAGCTAATGTCTCACAAGTCGATGACTATGGCAACAACGCCCTGCACTATGCCTGTCAAAACGGACAGTTGGATGTAGTGAAGTACCTACTTTCGCAGGGTAGTGTTAACAGGGGAAAGGATGGAGACTGCATTCAGAGGACAAAGACACATTTTGGACTTCCTCGTGAGTATGGAAGACAATAG
- the LOC137256461 gene encoding putative ankyrin repeat protein RBE_0220 gives MTATTSCTGHAKADTQSSADINRKRKDGRTPLMMAVIKRQRAVSNLLMQNGVNVAHGDDYGNNVLYFTCRSGQLDLVKYFLFESTVDINRNGKDGRTPLMMAVIKRQRTVSNLLMQNGANVAHGDDYGNNVLHFTCRGGQLDLVKYFLFEMEKMEGHL, from the coding sequence ATGACGGCAACAACGTCCTGCACTGGGCATGCAAAGGCGGACACGCAAAGCAGTGCTGATATCAACAGAAAGAGAAAAGATGGAAGGACACCTTTGATGATGGCTGTTATTAAAAGGCAAAGAGCTGTTTCTAATCTCCTCATGCAAAATGGAGTCAATGTGGCACATGGTGATGACTACGGCAACAACGTCCTGTACTTTACCTGCCGTAGCGGGCAGTTGGACTTAGTGAAATACTTCCTTTTCGAAAGCactgttgatattaacagaaatGGAAAAGATGGAAGGACACCTTTGATGATGGCTGTTATTAAAAGGCAAAGAACTGTTTCTAATCTCCTCATGCAAAATGGAGCCAATGTGGCACATGGTGATGACTACGGCAACAACGTCCTGCACTTTACCTGCCGTGGCGGGCAGTTGGACTTAGTGAAGTACTTCCTTTTCGAAATGGAAAAGATGGAAGGACACCTTTGA